In Aspergillus nidulans FGSC A4 chromosome IV, a single window of DNA contains:
- a CDS encoding protein kapN (transcript_id=CADANIAT00000865) produces the protein MSMDHSDQAWAIDGAKKLVLELYDPANTGNPAKINEIQELLQNLQKGPHAWVIANCLLTEQSPDLRFFGALTFTVKINHDWHNLADHDAYELIGRLIDHYVFLVNEGERVVIRKLASTLATIFLKADAPWSRAVLRLAVSLANGKSVPEDQCASISLQDVLPALSEIQVISLLYFSKILAEEIGRSGGESRKPEDTRRISENLGDAFLLVDFVLSQILKHDVSGGSVANEVPGTEAINSYHSWIFVRSSLQLHDAISVPQLASATNCVIGSLNIPYLSKTAGHILTEIMGRRESVLSPSHIEAILDYVISVAGTAHIASLMEGDFEDENMTFIELLLSLATRKQAQIFTQYLDEKHEKVLALIHTLFKSPGYAAVEDTASPLALEWWTEAADDLQDSFLDPGEQKGPETAKLNLARAALDCFEKLKYPTPEELCGWSDDDRAEFGSFRRDVCDFLLAIYPILGVDLVQVFQAHARTSLANQDWRTFEAAIFCVAQLSEAVDENQHADDCLNAIFFCDEFTRLCEDDGIMIPGKARQTLVDMLGKYRSYFERTQALLPRVLTFLFSSLNLASCAPAASKSIAHLCNSCRNALKVELPAFIGQFELFRSKPTATTQTMERVLEGIAAIIQTLPTDEEKSQFLEGILKFFLEQAEIARTEAAQGSIEPARMRGHMVLRCLASIGKGLRTDEVVDLNQNKDEGPYPPTFWNSGNGAVSQNLIMQCMRLLMTDFPFDAAIIEAACDVLKAGYTESTGPFVFPPSLTVDFVKSIPLGTPGADLVMGTASAFLASHSAHPEKVGEEAVALILHVYGTFCWVQEKPELYDPELANSGLDFLTRLLPKYYPYLFSLTYTPQGAGQRPPVIQAISNFTLLSLQGPEPIPLRSASQFWVSVFNLPNEAEAVQHTIHNCLPALCRVLVTQLAGRCARSDIEHLTDVLRRIVFKQQGHARPHLTAALADLETEHLGHPHARIPSPEERQRFLASLFAARGSRQQTLQIDINNSTKSTTNMKIHLAMTVASDSVPAKLCEANMAICLLYRS, from the exons ATGTCCATGGACCACTCAGATCAGGCCTGGGCCATTGATGGGGCAAAGAAG CTTGTTTTGGAGCTTTATGACCCAGCAAACACGGGCAACCCCGCCAAGATCAATGAGATTCaggagcttcttcagaacCTGCAAAAAGGGCCCCATGCCTGGGTCATCGCGAACTGTCTTCTTACCGAACAGAGCCCAGACCTCAGGTTCTTCGGTGCGCTAACCTTTACTGTAAAAATTAACCATGATTG GCATAACCTAGCCGACCATGATGCTTACGAGCTTATTGGGCGGCTGATAGATCACTATGTATTCCTGGTCAATGAAGGGGAGCGTGTTGTCATACGGAAACTCGCCTCGACTCTTGCAACCATTTTTCTCAAGGCAGATGCTCCTTGGAGCCGTGCTGTCTTGAGATTAGCTGTTTCTTTGGCCAACGGTAAAAGTGTACCCGAGGACCAATGCGCATCAATCAGTCTGCAAGATGTACTTCCAGCACTGTCTGAGATTCAGGTGATCTCGCTACTCTATTTCTCAAAAATCTTAGCAGAAGAGATAGGTCGCTCGGGGGGAGAATCACGGAAGCCGGAAGATACTCGCCGCATCTCTGAGAATCTTGGGGATGCTTTCTTGCTTGTGGATTTTGTCCTCTCTCAGATATTGAAGCATGATGTCTCCGGTGGGTCTGTCGCTAACGAAGTTCCTGGGACAGAGGCAATCAACTCTTACCAT TCTTGGATATTCGTTCGGAGTTCGCTTCAACTGCATGATGCTATTTCTGTCCCACAGTTGGCGTCTGCCACGAATTGCGTTATAGGGAGCCTGAACATCCCGTATTTATCAAAGACAGCCGGTCATATTCTGACTGAGATTATGGGTCGCCGTGAGAGTGTGCTGTCACCGAGTCATATTGAGGCTATACTAGACTACGTCATTAGTGTTGCCGGTACCGCACATATTGCATCTCTTATGGAAGGCGACTTCGAAGATGAGAATATGACCTTCATCGAACTGCTGCTGTCGTTGGCCACCCGAAAACAGGCGCAAATATTCACCCAATATCTAGACGAGAAGCACGAAAAGGTGCTAGCTCTAATCCATACCTTGTTCAAATCACCTGGTTATGCCGCAGTGGAAGACACTGCGTCCCCCTTGGCCCTGGAGTGGTGGACTGAAGCCGCCGACGACCTTCAAGACAGCTTTTTAGACCCCGGAGAACAGAAAGGCCCGGAAACAGCCAAGTTGAATCTTGCTCGTGCTGCTCTGGACTGCTTCGAGAAGCTAAAGTACCCGACGCCGGAAGAGCTGTGTGGCTGGAGCGACGATGACCGCGCTGAATTTGGGTCGTTCCGGAGAGACGTCTGCGATTTTCTGCTTGCAATATATCCTATTTTAGGGGTGGATCTGGTGCAAGTATTTCAAGCGCATGCAAGGACTTCTCTTGCAAATCAAGATTGGAGAACGTTCGAGGCAGCCATTTTCTGTGTCGCCCAGCTTTCCGAGGCTGTTGATGAAAACCAACACGCTGATGACTGTTTGAACGCAATATTTTTCTGTGACGAGTTCACCCGCCTATGCGAAGATGATGGGATCATGATCCCCGGTAAAGCTCGCCAGACCCTGGTGGATATGCTCGGGAAATACAGGTCATATTTCGAACGCACCCAGGCTTTGCTTCCTCGGGTGCTTACATttctgttctcttctttgaatCTGGCATCATGTGCCCCAGCAGCCTCAAAGTCAATAGCGCACCTCTGCAACTCATGCCGCAATGCTCTCAAGGTGGAACTGCCGGCGTTTATTGGCCAGTTCGAGCTATTCCGGAGCAAGCCTACTGCTACTACGCAAACTATGGAGAGAGTATTGGAGGGTATCGCAGCCATAATTCAAACTCTGCCTACGGATGAAGAAAAGTCTCAGTTCCTAGAAGGAATCCTGAAATTTTTCCTTGAACAAGCCGAGATAGCTAGGACTGAAGCAGCACAAGGATCTATAGAACCCGCGCGCATGCGCGGCCACATGGTTCTTCGTTGTCTTGCGAGCATAGGAAAAGGTTTAAGAACAGATGAAGTGGTGGATCTCAACCAGAACAAAGACGAAGGTCCGTATCCGCCCACATTCTGGAACTCGGGAAACGGCGCTGTATCACAAAACCTGATAATGCAATGTATGCGCCTTCTCATGACGGACTTCCCCTTCGATGCAGCTATTATCGAAGCTGCGTGTGATGTTTTGAAGGCTGGCTATACTGAAAGCACGGGCCCTTTTGTCTTCCCTCCCTCGTTGACCGTTGACTTCGTTAAAAGCATACCGCTGGGAACCCCCGGGGCTGATTTGGTGATGGGTACAGCTTCTGCTTTTCTAGCTTCCCACAGCGCACACCCAGAGAAGGTAGGTGAGGAGGCTGTCGCACTAATTCTTCATGTGTACGGCACTTTCTGTTGGGTGCAAGAGAAGCCGGAGCTTTATGACCCCGAACTCGCGAACAGCGGCCTTGACTTTCTCACTCGACTGCTCCCTAAATACTATCCTTACCTGTTCAGCCTTACATATACACCCCAGGGAGCTGGGCAACGACCGCCGGTCATTCAAGCAATCTCAAACTTCACTCTCCTTTCGCTGCAAGGGCCAGAGCCTATCCCTCTGCGCTCAGCATCCCAGTTCTGGGTGAGCGTTTTCAATCTCCCTaacgaggccgaggccgtgCAGCACACAATTCATAATTGTTTGCCTGCACTTTGTCGTGTATTGGTTACGCAACTGGCGGGTCGGTGCGCCCGATCGGATATCGAGCATCTCACGGATGTGCTCAGACGGATTGTTTTCAAGCAGCAGGGGCATGCGCGCCCGCATCTCACTGCCGCACTGGCGGACTTAGAAACTGAACATCTTGGCCATCCCCACGCCCGGATCCCTTCCCCAGAAGAGAGGCAGCGCTTCCTAGCGTCTTTGTTTGCCGCACGAGGTTCCAGACAGCAAACTCTCCA GATAGATATCAATAACTCGACGAAGTCAACGACGAATATGAAGATTCATTTGGCCATGACTGTAGCTTCGGATTCTGTCCCTGCCAAGCTTTGCGAGGCCAATATGGCAATTTGCTTACTATAccggtcttga
- a CDS encoding uncharacterized protein (transcript_id=CADANIAT00000866), with product MDRLGVLDINDNSEKPNNVPPKKKQTRHTFCCFTIIEDEEPPLAAKPRPSRPPPARPHQQVNKTSSANPKIQSSSKPDSLLPWIPASLSPQTASLLLAELAKSISPADEPGYIYMFWITPSTSPKSAPPPSDIAPSLLPSAHRDINSDTDESDESPEQIQRSNTAIRRARDLNTFSSASSPNSPGTVKLKIGRTSNVTRRLNEWSKQCSNHLTLIRYYPYTSSSQRQGRNGGLEPGRKVPHVHRVERLIHLELADMRIRDLGPCPECGKEHREWFEVAAERAALKRVDECIRRWVRWAHTQK from the coding sequence ATGGACCGCTTGGGCGTTCTCGATATAAATGATAATTCAGAGAAGCCTAACAATGttccgccaaagaagaaacaaaccaGACATACATTCTGCTGCTTTACCATCATAGAAGATGAGGAGCCGCCGCTGGCCGCCAAACCAAGACCGAGCCGTCCTCCGCCGGCTCGCCCTCATCAGCAGGTGAACAAAACATCTTCAGCCAATCCGAAAATACAATCCAGCTCAAAGCCAGATTCGCTCCTCCCATGGATACCCGCCTCACTTTCTCCGCAAACAGCGtcgcttcttctcgccgaactTGCCAAATCAATCTCTCCTGCTGACGAACCAGGCTACATCTATATGTTCTGGATCACACCATCGACATCCCCAAAGTCCGCCCCGCCACCATCAGATATTGCACCGTCTCTTCTCCCCTCAGCACACAGAGATATAAACTCTGATACCGACGAAAGTGACGAGAGCCCCGAGCAAATCCAGCGTAGCAACACCGCCATCCGCAGGGCAAGGGATTTAAATACATTCTCGTCAGCTTCGTCGCCCAACAGCCCAGGAACAGTGAAGCTGAAGATCGGCCGAACGAGCAACGTCACCCGACGATTGAATGAGTGGTCGAAACAATGCTCCAACCATCTAACATTGATCCGGTACTACCCGTATACCTCGTCATCGCAGCGGCAGGGGCGGAATGGTGGTTTGGAACCCGGAAGAAAAGTCCCCCATGTCCATCGCGTGGAGAGACTCATCCATCTTGAGTTGGCGGATATGCGGATACGCGATCTGGGACCATGTCCAGAGTGTGGGAAGGAGCACAGAGAATGGTTTGAAGTTGCTGCTGAACGGGCCGCTCTGAAAAGAGTAGATGAGTGTATTCGGCGGTGGGTGCGCTGGGCACATACTCAGAAATAG